In Natator depressus isolate rNatDep1 chromosome 9, rNatDep2.hap1, whole genome shotgun sequence, a single genomic region encodes these proteins:
- the NOX1 gene encoding NADPH oxidase 1 — MLILLPVCRNLLSFLRGTCSCCRRTMRKQLDHNLTFHKLVAYTIALFTAVHIIAHLCNFEWYNDSQQAADGSLSSILSDLHQDEESNKWLNPIHSNSTTPAYVTFTTIPGLTGVIITVALILMVTSSMEFIRRSYFEVFWYTHHLFIIYFAGLVIHGIAGLVRGQTAESLNKHNPEHCAQDPTHWGRKNKHSHCEEPEFGSIPAESWQWVLGPILLYVFERVLRFWRSQQRVIVTKAVVHPSKVLELQMHKKGFSMEVGQYIFINCPSVSCLEWHPFTLTSAPEEDFFSVHIRAAGDWTENLIDTFQQQKPKTPRIEVDGPFGTASEDVFQYEVAMLVGAGIGVTPFASVLKSIWYKFQHADQRLKTKKIYFYWLCRDTGAFAWFNDLLASLEREMEESGKAGFLNYRLFLTGWDNSIAGQAAFNFDKDTDVVTGLKQKTSFGRPMWSNEFSVVATAHPRSVVGVFLCGPQALAKSLQKCCHQYSSLDPRKVKFYFNKENF, encoded by the exons CTGTTCATATCATCGCCCACCTGTGTAACTTTGAGTGGTACAATGACAGCCAGCAAGCTGCGGATGGGAGCCTCTCCTCCATTCTCTCCGACCTGCACCAAGATGAGGAGAGTAACAAGTGGCTAAACCCCATCCACTCCAACAGCACG ACTCCAGCGTACGTGACATTCACTACCATCCCGGGCCTGACAGGCGTGATCATCACTGTAGCGCTGATCCTCATGGTCACCTCCTCCATGGAGTTCATCCGCAGGAGCTATTTCGAGGTCTTCTGGTACACGCACCATCTCTTCATCATCTACTTCGCTGGCCTTGTCATCCATGGCATCGC tgGTCTTGTTCGTGGGCAGACAGCAGAGAGCTTGAATAAGCACAACCCCGAGCACTGTGCGCAGGACCCtacacactggggaagaaaaaacaaacactccCACTGTGAAGAGCCCGAGTTTGGGAGCATCCCAGCTGAG TCCTGGCAGTGGGtgctgggcccaatccttctcTATGTCTTTGAGCGGGTATTACGCTTTTGGCGTTCTCAGCAGAGGGTCATTGTTACAAAG GCTGTCGTGCACCCATCAAAAGTATTGGAACTACAGATGCACAAGAAGGGCTTCAGCATGGAAGTGGGCCAGTATATTTTCATCAATTGTCCCTCTGTCTCATGCCTGGAGTGGCATCCTTTCACCCTGACCTCTGCACCAGAAGAAGACTTTTTCTCCGTCCACATCCGggcagcaggggactggacagaGAATCTAATTGATACCtttcagcagcagaaaccaaagaCACCCAG GATAGAGGTGGATGGCCCCTTTGGCACAGCCAGTGAAGACGTGTTCCAGTATGAGGTTGCCATGCTGGTGGGAGCAGGGATCGGGGTCACGCCCTTTGCCTCTGTACTGAAATCAATCTGGTACAAGTTCCAGCATGCAGACCAGCGTCTCAAAACCAAAAAG ATCTACTTCTACTGGCTTTGCCGGGATACAGGTGCGTTTGCCTGGTTCAATGACCTGCTCGCCTCCCTGGAGCGAGAGATGGAAGAATCTGGCAAAGCAGGTTTCCTGAACTACAGACTCTTCCTCACAGGCTGGGACAACAGCATT GCTGGCCAAGCAGCTTTCAACTTTGATAAAGACACGGATGTGGTGACAGGTCTCAAACAGAAAACCTCCTTTGGGAGACCCATGTGGAGCAATGAGTTCTCTGTAGTGGCAACTGCCCACCCCAG GTCTGTGGTGGGAGTGTTCCTCTGTGGGCCTCAAGCTTTGGCAAAAAGCCTGCAGAAGTGCTGCCATCAGTACTCCAGCCTGGACCCTAGGAAGGTCAAATTCTACTTCAACAAGGAGAACTTCTAA